From the genome of Pseudomonas yamanorum, one region includes:
- a CDS encoding transporter substrate-binding domain-containing protein yields the protein MQKITLIGCTLGLLLGAQAHANEAPLEGTLSKIANAKSITLGYRDASVPFSYVGDHSGKPMGYSVELANKIVERIQQKTGVPKLNVKYNLVTSQTRIALVQNGTVDLECGSTGVTAERQKQVAFSYGFIYVKGQLLTANDSGIKSFADLQGKNVVTTAGTTNERFLKSYNVDHKLNMSVISAKDHGEAFQMLQSGRAAAFYMDDALLYGERAKAKDPHKWVVVGEEQSREIYSCMVRKDDPQFLAVVNETLAGLYSSGEINGIYQRWFEQPIPPKGLNLEFPMTSELKAIIATPVSDPVE from the coding sequence ATGCAAAAAATCACGTTGATCGGTTGCACCCTGGGGCTTTTATTGGGTGCTCAGGCCCACGCCAACGAGGCACCCCTGGAAGGCACGCTGAGCAAGATCGCCAACGCCAAGAGCATCACCCTCGGCTACCGCGATGCCTCGGTGCCGTTTTCCTATGTGGGTGACCACAGCGGCAAGCCGATGGGCTATTCGGTGGAGCTGGCGAACAAGATCGTCGAGCGCATCCAGCAGAAAACCGGCGTGCCGAAGCTCAACGTGAAGTACAACCTGGTGACTTCCCAGACCCGCATAGCCCTGGTGCAAAACGGCACCGTGGACCTGGAATGCGGTTCCACCGGTGTGACGGCCGAGCGGCAGAAGCAGGTGGCGTTTTCCTACGGGTTTATCTACGTGAAGGGCCAGTTGCTGACCGCCAACGACAGCGGCATCAAAAGCTTCGCCGACCTGCAAGGCAAGAACGTGGTAACCACCGCCGGTACCACCAACGAGCGGTTTCTCAAGAGCTACAACGTTGATCACAAACTGAACATGTCGGTGATCAGCGCCAAGGACCATGGCGAAGCCTTCCAGATGCTGCAATCGGGCCGGGCGGCGGCGTTCTACATGGACGACGCATTGCTCTACGGCGAGCGCGCCAAGGCCAAGGACCCGCACAAGTGGGTGGTGGTGGGGGAAGAGCAGTCGCGGGAAATCTACAGCTGCATGGTGCGCAAGGACGACCCGCAGTTTCTCGCGGTGGTCAACGAGACCCTGGCCGGGCTGTACAGCTCGGGGGAGATCAACGGGATTTACCAGCGCTGGTTTGAGCAGCCGATTCCGCCCAAGGGCCTGAACCTGGAATTCCCGATGACCAGTGAGTTGAAGGCGATTATTGCGACGCCTGTGAGTGACCCGGTGGAGTAG
- a CDS encoding D-amino acid dehydrogenase, whose protein sequence is MAQQVCIIGGGVIGLASAYALVRAGMQVTVVEARETLGSETSFANGGQLSYRYVAPLADKGVPLQAIGWMLRGDSPLKLRPRMDPAQWRWMASFLGACRGSVNQRNAGHLLRLASLSQDTLQRWREEDQLGDFHWRRNGKLVTFRSLDSYERALNKVTDPLQQQVLSAADCARLEPTLDGASFAGGIYTPNEEVGDCHGFCQQLAARLEASGRCTFLLGRKVTGILHSAGTVQAIEMGSERLPVQHLVLAAGHRSPVLALPGMSLPLYPLKGYSLSVPIGAQHQAPNISITDYDRKIVYARIGEQLRVAAMVDIVGFDTRLEPKRLALIKRQALETFPLAGDYSQAVEWAGMRPATPTGVPLIGASAYSNLWLNLGHGALGFTLACGSGQVLAELIGRHTTSIDMQGFAPRAA, encoded by the coding sequence ATGGCTCAGCAGGTTTGCATCATCGGTGGTGGGGTTATCGGCCTGGCGAGTGCCTACGCCCTGGTGCGTGCCGGTATGCAGGTGACTGTGGTCGAGGCTCGGGAAACCCTGGGCAGCGAGACCAGTTTCGCTAACGGCGGGCAGCTGTCCTACCGCTATGTCGCACCGCTGGCCGACAAGGGCGTGCCGTTGCAAGCCATCGGCTGGATGCTGCGCGGTGACTCGCCGCTGAAGCTGCGCCCGCGCATGGACCCGGCGCAGTGGCGCTGGATGGCGTCGTTCCTGGGTGCCTGCCGTGGCTCGGTGAACCAGCGCAATGCGGGCCATCTACTGCGCCTGGCGTCCCTGAGCCAGGACACCCTGCAACGCTGGCGTGAAGAGGACCAGTTGGGGGATTTCCACTGGCGGCGCAATGGCAAGCTGGTGACCTTTCGCAGCCTCGACAGCTATGAGCGCGCGCTGAATAAAGTGACCGACCCGTTGCAGCAACAAGTGCTCTCGGCGGCGGACTGCGCACGGCTGGAACCGACCCTGGACGGTGCCAGTTTTGCCGGCGGTATCTATACGCCCAATGAAGAAGTCGGTGACTGCCATGGGTTCTGCCAACAGTTGGCGGCGCGGCTTGAAGCGTCGGGGCGTTGCACGTTCCTGCTGGGGCGTAAGGTGACGGGGATTCTCCACAGTGCGGGCACCGTGCAGGCGATCGAGATGGGCAGTGAGCGGCTGCCCGTGCAGCACCTGGTGCTCGCCGCCGGGCACCGCAGCCCCGTGCTGGCCTTGCCCGGCATGTCGCTGCCGCTCTATCCCCTCAAGGGCTACAGCCTGAGCGTGCCGATTGGCGCGCAGCATCAGGCGCCGAACATCAGCATCACCGACTACGACCGCAAGATCGTCTACGCGCGCATCGGTGAGCAACTGCGGGTCGCGGCGATGGTGGACATCGTCGGCTTCGACACCCGCCTTGAACCCAAGCGCCTGGCGCTGATTAAACGTCAGGCACTTGAGACGTTCCCGCTGGCCGGAGATTACTCGCAGGCGGTCGAATGGGCCGGCATGCGCCCGGCGACGCCTACGGGTGTGCCGCTGATTGGCGCCAGCGCTTATAGCAACCTGTGGCTTAACCTCGGCCACGGCGCCCTTGGGTTTACCCTGGCTTGCGGCAGCGGCCAGGTGCTGGCCGAGTTGATTGGCCGGCACACCACTTCCATTGATATGCAGGGCTTCGCGCCCCGTGCCGCTTGA
- a CDS encoding LysR family transcriptional regulator translates to MLIDEEFTLKKLEIFLAFMRTGNLARAAAELQTSNVSVHRAIHSLENALRCPLFKHEGRNLTPLESAYVLEERAQKLVQDVVDSVRVTREAAGFSAERFKLGSLYSLTVKTVPQLIMGLKIRRSELNIDLILGSNFDLLYKLKNMEVDAILISLDEHANDPDCEQIALFSDDIFLATPADSPLDREQEIDLADVRDATFITLTQGFATHQDGNRVFKQAGFEPKVAMQVNDIFTLLSMVSSGVGYALLPGRIAAVYENRVKLIPLQPRYRLQQHIGVVFLKAKERDPNLLALLAECRMYANRQT, encoded by the coding sequence ATGCTGATCGACGAAGAGTTCACCCTCAAAAAGCTGGAAATCTTCCTGGCGTTCATGCGCACCGGCAACCTGGCGCGGGCGGCGGCTGAATTGCAGACCAGCAACGTCAGCGTGCACCGGGCGATCCACTCCCTGGAAAACGCCCTGCGCTGCCCGCTGTTCAAACACGAAGGTCGCAACCTCACACCGCTGGAAAGCGCCTATGTGCTGGAAGAGCGTGCGCAGAAGCTGGTGCAGGATGTGGTGGACAGTGTGCGGGTGACCCGCGAGGCCGCCGGCTTTTCCGCCGAGCGTTTCAAGCTGGGCTCGCTGTATTCGCTGACGGTGAAGACCGTGCCGCAGTTGATCATGGGGCTGAAGATCCGTCGCAGCGAACTCAACATCGACCTGATCCTCGGCTCCAATTTCGACTTGCTCTACAAGTTGAAAAACATGGAAGTCGACGCGATCCTGATCTCCCTCGACGAGCACGCCAACGATCCCGACTGCGAGCAGATCGCCCTGTTCTCCGACGATATCTTCCTCGCCACCCCGGCCGATTCACCCCTCGACCGCGAGCAGGAAATCGACCTGGCGGATGTGCGCGACGCCACCTTCATCACCCTCACCCAAGGCTTCGCCACCCACCAGGACGGCAACCGCGTATTCAAGCAGGCAGGCTTCGAGCCGAAGGTGGCGATGCAGGTCAACGACATCTTTACCCTGCTGAGCATGGTCAGCTCGGGTGTGGGCTATGCGCTGCTGCCGGGGCGGATAGCGGCGGTGTACGAGAACCGGGTCAAGCTGATTCCCCTGCAACCGCGCTACCGTTTGCAGCAGCACATTGGGGTGGTGTTTCTGAAAGCCAAGGAGCGCGACCCGAACTTGCTCGCGCTGTTGGCAGAGTGCCGGATGTATGCGAACCGCCAGACTTGA
- a CDS encoding chromate transporter, whose translation MPDLEPAQPHPSLWQLFYNFAMVGLFGFGGVMPWARQMMVDRRQWVSEQGFNELLTTGQFFPGPNIANVGIIYGRRLHGLPGAVVTVVGLYLFPSLITVLAGFAYAKWWSHDVVQQIFGAVMPIATGLMLGTTLRLLKAMPRTLANYSAFVLTFVLMAVLVLPLWMVLLICIPSSLALSFIGSHKVAG comes from the coding sequence ATGCCCGACCTTGAACCTGCCCAGCCCCACCCGAGTCTGTGGCAGTTGTTTTACAACTTCGCCATGGTCGGCCTGTTTGGCTTCGGCGGCGTGATGCCTTGGGCGCGGCAGATGATGGTCGACCGCAGGCAGTGGGTCAGCGAACAAGGCTTCAACGAGCTGCTGACCACCGGCCAATTCTTCCCCGGGCCGAATATCGCCAACGTCGGCATCATCTACGGTCGGCGCCTTCACGGCTTGCCGGGTGCGGTTGTGACCGTGGTCGGCTTGTATCTGTTCCCCTCGCTGATCACCGTGCTGGCCGGCTTCGCCTATGCCAAATGGTGGAGCCATGACGTGGTGCAGCAGATCTTCGGCGCGGTGATGCCGATCGCCACCGGCCTGATGCTCGGTACCACCTTGCGCCTGCTCAAGGCCATGCCGCGGACCCTGGCGAATTACAGCGCGTTCGTCCTGACCTTCGTGTTGATGGCGGTGCTGGTGTTGCCGTTGTGGATGGTCTTGTTGATCTGCATCCCAAGCTCCTTGGCCTTGAGTTTCATCGGTTCGCATAAGGTGGCCGGCTGA
- a CDS encoding LysR family transcriptional regulator — MRLRHIEIFQAIRQTGSISAAAQLLHVSQPAVSKVLQHAELQLGFPLFLRIRGKLQPTPEALALEREVDKVTESLQGVRRLAQNLRREPGQSLRIGATPALALSLLPPAIREWTQRYPDIACELSSAHSRELVQNLLMREVDVALTLQPPDHPGLTAQALAHGVLVALAPKAYWKENELGKPLPLMALAGAPLIGLSSADPLSAKLDSYLEAVDPPPRVSIAVQTYSLARAMVESGAGLAVIDPFTALGASPATTCIRPLAPPLPITLYALTRADEPPPHMLASLLEIFGSRAQEQLDRL; from the coding sequence ATGCGCTTGCGTCATATCGAAATCTTCCAGGCCATTCGCCAGACCGGCTCCATCAGCGCCGCGGCTCAACTGCTGCATGTCTCGCAGCCGGCGGTGAGCAAGGTGTTGCAGCATGCCGAGTTGCAGCTGGGGTTCCCGCTGTTCCTGCGCATACGTGGCAAGTTGCAGCCGACGCCGGAAGCATTGGCGCTGGAGCGGGAAGTCGACAAGGTGACCGAAAGCCTGCAAGGCGTGCGGCGCCTGGCGCAGAACCTGCGCCGCGAGCCGGGCCAGAGCCTGCGTATCGGCGCCACACCCGCGCTGGCCTTGTCGTTGCTGCCGCCGGCCATCCGCGAATGGACCCAACGCTACCCGGACATCGCCTGCGAGCTGTCCAGCGCCCACAGCCGCGAGCTGGTGCAAAACCTGTTGATGCGTGAGGTCGACGTGGCACTGACCCTGCAACCGCCCGATCACCCGGGCCTGACCGCCCAGGCCCTGGCCCACGGCGTGCTGGTGGCGCTGGCGCCGAAGGCTTACTGGAAAGAAAACGAGTTGGGCAAACCCCTGCCGCTGATGGCCCTCGCGGGAGCACCGTTGATTGGCCTGTCCAGCGCCGACCCGTTGTCGGCGAAGCTGGACAGCTACCTGGAAGCGGTCGATCCACCGCCACGGGTCAGCATTGCAGTGCAGACCTATTCCCTGGCCAGGGCCATGGTCGAGTCCGGCGCCGGGCTGGCCGTCATCGACCCGTTCACCGCCCTCGGCGCGTCACCGGCCACCACCTGCATTCGCCCGTTGGCGCCGCCGCTGCCAATCACCTTGTACGCCCTGACCCGCGCCGACGAACCGCCGCCACATATGCTGGCGAGCCTGCTGGAGATCTTCGGCAGCCGGGCCCAAGAGCAATTGGACCGGCTATAA
- the mdcH gene encoding malonate decarboxylase subunit epsilon: MSSLLAFPGQGAQRPGMLQQLPRAVLDEASAALNEDVLKLDSAEALASTRAVQLCLLIAGVASARLLEHTPDYVAGLSIGAYPAAVIAGSLDFADALKLVSLRGELMQHAYPHGYGMTALIGPDLSTVEALLAQVHSTQTPVYLANINADNQTVIAGSDGAMKAVANLVRGNGVAKRLAVSVPSHCALLEKPAETLAQAFAEVTLKTPSITYLSSTRARPIHNTEHLRDDLAFNMCRIVDWRGTVQSAYERGVRLHLELPPGAVLTGLARRVFEQGTVIAFEGARLDTLQALLREEGAHHR; the protein is encoded by the coding sequence ATGAGTAGCCTCCTGGCATTCCCGGGGCAGGGCGCCCAGCGTCCCGGCATGCTCCAGCAACTGCCGCGCGCGGTGCTGGACGAAGCCAGTGCTGCCTTGAATGAAGACGTGCTGAAACTCGATTCTGCCGAAGCGCTGGCCTCGACCCGTGCCGTGCAGCTCTGCCTTTTGATTGCCGGTGTCGCCAGTGCGCGCTTGCTGGAACACACCCCCGATTACGTAGCCGGCCTGTCCATCGGCGCCTATCCGGCAGCTGTAATTGCCGGCTCCCTGGACTTTGCCGACGCGTTGAAACTCGTCAGCCTGCGCGGCGAATTGATGCAACACGCGTATCCCCACGGCTACGGCATGACCGCGCTTATCGGCCCGGACCTGTCCACCGTCGAAGCCTTGCTCGCCCAGGTCCACAGCACACAAACCCCGGTGTACCTGGCCAATATCAATGCCGATAACCAGACGGTTATCGCGGGCAGCGACGGGGCAATGAAAGCAGTCGCCAATCTGGTCCGCGGCAACGGCGTCGCCAAACGCTTGGCCGTCAGCGTGCCGTCCCATTGTGCGCTGCTGGAAAAACCTGCCGAAACACTGGCCCAAGCCTTCGCTGAAGTGACGCTGAAAACGCCGAGCATTACCTACTTGAGCAGCACCCGCGCCCGGCCGATCCACAACACCGAACACCTGCGCGACGACCTCGCCTTTAACATGTGCCGCATCGTCGATTGGCGCGGCACCGTGCAAAGCGCCTATGAGCGTGGCGTGCGCCTGCATCTCGAACTGCCGCCCGGCGCCGTGCTCACGGGCCTCGCGCGGCGGGTGTTCGAGCAAGGCACCGTCATCGCCTTCGAAGGTGCCCGCCTGGACACCTTGCAGGCCTTGCTGCGAGAGGAGGGCGCCCACCACCGATAA
- a CDS encoding 16S rRNA (uracil(1498)-N(3))-methyltransferase → MRLSRFFVDAPLSLGDHELPEAQAHYISRVLRMNEGDAVQLFDGSGQEFRASLLEVGKKRVVVQVTETFAGQVESPLQIHLGQGLSRGERMDWAIQKATELGVNEITPIFSDRCEVRLKDERADKRLQHWRQVAISACEQCGRSRVPVIHPPQLLADWLKQAEADLKLVLHPVAEPLVSHAKPGSLAFLIGPEGGLTDGEVETAQGAGFHSARLGPRVLRTETAPVVALAVAQQLWGDF, encoded by the coding sequence ATGAGACTGTCCCGCTTTTTTGTCGACGCCCCCCTGAGCCTTGGCGACCACGAGCTGCCGGAGGCCCAGGCGCATTACATCAGCCGCGTCTTGCGTATGAACGAAGGCGACGCCGTGCAACTGTTCGACGGCTCCGGCCAGGAGTTTCGCGCCAGCTTGCTGGAAGTCGGTAAAAAACGCGTGGTGGTGCAGGTCACCGAAACCTTCGCCGGGCAGGTCGAATCGCCCTTGCAGATTCACCTCGGCCAAGGCCTGTCCCGTGGCGAACGGATGGACTGGGCGATCCAGAAAGCCACCGAGCTTGGGGTGAATGAAATCACCCCGATCTTCAGCGACCGCTGCGAAGTGCGCCTCAAGGACGAACGCGCCGACAAACGCCTGCAGCACTGGCGCCAGGTGGCGATCAGCGCGTGCGAGCAATGCGGTCGCTCGCGGGTGCCGGTGATTCACCCACCGCAGCTGTTGGCGGATTGGCTGAAACAGGCAGAGGCGGATTTGAAACTGGTGCTGCACCCGGTAGCCGAGCCGCTGGTGAGCCACGCCAAGCCTGGGAGCCTGGCCTTCCTGATCGGGCCGGAGGGTGGATTGACCGATGGGGAAGTCGAGACGGCACAAGGTGCGGGTTTTCATTCTGCACGCCTGGGCCCACGGGTACTGCGTACCGAAACCGCGCCGGTCGTGGCGCTGGCCGTAGCCCAACAACTCTGGGGCGACTTCTAA
- a CDS encoding RidA family protein produces the protein MTITRINSNSRLSGAVVFQDLVFLSGQVPGEGRDVKTQTEEVLAKIDALLAEAGSDKDHLLNATIYLNNIQEGFAPMNEVWSAWLSPGQAPTRTTLQAQLARPDVLVEISVIAVRRT, from the coding sequence ATGACCATCACCCGAATCAACAGCAACAGTCGCCTGTCTGGCGCCGTGGTGTTTCAGGACCTGGTGTTTTTGTCCGGCCAGGTGCCGGGGGAAGGCCGCGATGTGAAGACCCAGACCGAAGAGGTGTTGGCCAAGATAGATGCGCTGCTGGCCGAGGCCGGCAGCGACAAGGATCATCTGCTGAATGCGACCATCTACCTGAACAATATTCAGGAGGGTTTTGCGCCGATGAATGAAGTCTGGTCCGCCTGGTTGTCGCCGGGGCAGGCACCGACGCGTACCACGTTGCAGGCACAGTTGGCGCGACCGGACGTGCTGGTCGAGATCAGTGTCATTGCGGTGCGCCGTACCTGA
- a CDS encoding chromate transporter — protein sequence MQSVLFHLMIQCALWSLMAIGGNTVALSDIHRYTVTDMNWITDAQFVAFFALSQALPGPNGMFLVFIGQQAAGLPGALVALTAKLVPCSVLTYFGAGWLEKHTETPWVQRVKGSLLPISIGLILAASYILMNSLENNATSLVLTLASAAVVYYTRLNAIWLIILGVLLGLCSAWLGVNWF from the coding sequence ATGCAGAGCGTGTTGTTTCACCTGATGATCCAATGCGCGCTGTGGTCGCTGATGGCGATTGGCGGCAACACCGTGGCCCTGAGCGATATCCACCGCTACACCGTCACCGACATGAACTGGATCACCGACGCGCAATTCGTCGCCTTCTTCGCCCTTTCCCAGGCCTTGCCCGGGCCCAACGGCATGTTCCTGGTATTTATCGGCCAGCAAGCCGCCGGGTTGCCGGGCGCGCTGGTGGCGCTGACCGCCAAGCTGGTGCCCTGCTCGGTGCTCACCTACTTCGGCGCCGGCTGGCTGGAAAAACACACCGAGACGCCGTGGGTGCAGCGGGTCAAAGGCAGCCTGCTGCCGATCTCCATCGGGCTGATCCTGGCCGCCAGCTACATCCTGATGAACAGCCTGGAAAACAATGCCACCAGCCTGGTGCTGACCCTGGCCAGCGCCGCCGTGGTGTATTACACCAGGCTCAACGCGATCTGGCTGATCATCCTCGGCGTGCTGCTGGGCCTGTGCAGTGCATGGCTGGGAGTGAACTGGTTTTAG
- the madL gene encoding malonate transporter subunit MadL — translation MIIYGVALLAICMLAGVILGDMLGVLLGVKSNVGGVGIAMILLICARLWMHKHGGMTKECEMGVGFWGAMYIPVVVAMAAQQNVVTALHGGPVAVLAAIGSVVVCGCTIALISRTHKGEPLPDEEPLIAAAPVAGGR, via the coding sequence ATGATTATTTACGGTGTGGCGTTGCTGGCGATCTGCATGTTGGCAGGCGTGATTCTGGGAGACATGCTCGGCGTGTTGCTGGGCGTGAAATCCAACGTGGGCGGGGTGGGCATCGCAATGATCCTGCTGATCTGCGCGCGGCTGTGGATGCACAAGCACGGCGGCATGACCAAGGAATGCGAGATGGGTGTCGGCTTCTGGGGCGCCATGTACATCCCGGTGGTGGTGGCGATGGCGGCCCAGCAAAACGTCGTGACCGCGCTGCACGGCGGCCCGGTGGCGGTGCTGGCGGCGATTGGTTCGGTGGTGGTGTGCGGTTGCACGATTGCCTTGATCAGCCGTACGCACAAAGGCGAACCGCTGCCCGATGAAGAGCCGCTGATCGCGGCTGCACCTGTCGCGGGAGGTCGCTGA
- the trhA gene encoding PAQR family membrane homeostasis protein TrhA, whose protein sequence is MYHGERFNAWSHLLGAVAAFVGAVWMLVVASMDGNPWKIVSVAIYGFTLLVLYSASTVYHSVRGRKKAIMQKVDHFSIYLLIAGSYTPFCLVTLRGPWGWTLFGIVWGLAVIGILQEIKPRSEARILSIVIYAVMGWIVLVAVKPLIAALGPTGFAWLASGGVLYTVGIIFFALEDRLRHSHGIWHLFVIGGSLLHFVAIMGYVL, encoded by the coding sequence ATGTATCACGGGGAACGATTCAACGCCTGGAGCCACTTGCTCGGGGCGGTGGCGGCTTTTGTGGGTGCGGTATGGATGTTGGTGGTGGCCAGTATGGACGGCAACCCCTGGAAGATTGTCAGCGTAGCGATCTACGGTTTCACATTGCTGGTGTTGTACAGCGCGTCCACCGTTTACCACAGCGTGCGCGGGCGCAAGAAAGCGATCATGCAGAAGGTCGATCACTTTTCGATCTACCTGCTGATCGCCGGCAGCTACACGCCGTTTTGCCTGGTGACGCTGCGCGGGCCGTGGGGCTGGACGCTGTTCGGGATTGTGTGGGGGCTGGCGGTGATCGGCATCCTGCAGGAGATCAAGCCACGCTCCGAGGCGCGGATCCTGTCGATCGTGATCTACGCCGTGATGGGCTGGATCGTGCTGGTGGCGGTCAAGCCGCTGATTGCCGCGCTGGGCCCCACGGGGTTTGCGTGGCTGGCGTCGGGTGGGGTGTTGTACACCGTGGGCATTATTTTCTTTGCCCTGGAGGACCGCTTGCGGCACTCCCACGGGATCTGGCATTTGTTCGTGATCGGCGGCAGCCTGCTGCATTTCGTGGCGATCATGGGGTACGTGTTATAG
- the madM gene encoding malonate transporter subunit MadM: MWELIEKGLANNGLVTAFAFVGVVMWISVVLSKRLTFGRIHGSAIAIVIGLVLAWVGGTLTGGQKGLADVALFSGIGLMGGAMLRDFAIVATAFEVQATEARKAGLIGAIALLLGTVLPFIVGASIAWAFGYRDAISMTTIGAGAVTYIVGPVTGAALGASSDVVALSIATGLIKAILVMVGTPMAARWMGLDNPRSAMVFGGLAGTVSGVTAGLAATDRRLVPYGALTATFHTGLGCLLGPSVLYFIVRGIVG, from the coding sequence ATGTGGGAACTCATCGAGAAAGGCCTGGCAAATAACGGCTTGGTCACCGCCTTTGCATTTGTCGGCGTGGTGATGTGGATTTCGGTGGTGCTGTCCAAGCGCCTGACCTTCGGACGCATCCACGGCTCTGCCATCGCGATTGTGATCGGGCTGGTGCTGGCCTGGGTGGGCGGCACCTTGACCGGTGGGCAGAAAGGCTTGGCGGATGTGGCGCTGTTTTCCGGGATCGGCTTGATGGGCGGGGCCATGCTGCGGGACTTTGCCATCGTGGCAACGGCGTTTGAAGTACAGGCCACCGAGGCGCGCAAGGCCGGTTTGATTGGTGCGATTGCCTTGCTGCTGGGCACGGTGTTGCCGTTTATTGTGGGCGCGAGTATCGCCTGGGCGTTTGGTTATCGCGATGCGATCAGCATGACCACCATTGGTGCGGGCGCGGTGACTTACATCGTCGGGCCGGTGACCGGGGCGGCGTTGGGTGCGAGCTCGGATGTGGTGGCGCTGTCCATTGCGACTGGGTTGATCAAGGCGATCCTGGTGATGGTGGGCACGCCCATGGCGGCACGCTGGATGGGCCTGGATAATCCGCGCTCGGCGATGGTGTTTGGCGGCCTGGCCGGTACTGTGAGCGGTGTGACGGCAGGCCTGGCAGCGACGGATCGTCGGTTGGTGCCGTATGGCGCGTTGACCGCCACCTTTCACACCGGGCTTGGGTGCTTGCTGGGGCCGTCGGTGCTCTACTTCATCGTGCGCGGGATTGTTGGCTAG
- the mdcE gene encoding biotin-independent malonate decarboxylase subunit gamma — MRGLQWFNALSGDATPVSGLPNSLKVADGVLGDQPVRFIAVVTDAQNRFPRARNGEVGLLEGWGLAKAVDEAIDTGDKRPLIAIVDVPSQAYGRREEALGIHQALAAAADSYARARLAGHPVIALLVGKAMSGAFLAHGYQANRLIALRDPGVMVHAMGKASAARVTLRSVEELEALAASVPPMAYDIDSYASLGLLWETLSVSQIERPTTEDVARVSDCLVQAIKDVQAGGRDLSSRLGATNRAASSHVRQLLREQW; from the coding sequence ATGAGAGGTTTGCAGTGGTTCAACGCATTGAGCGGCGATGCAACGCCGGTGAGCGGTTTGCCGAACTCGCTGAAAGTCGCCGACGGTGTGCTCGGTGATCAGCCAGTGCGCTTTATCGCGGTGGTCACCGATGCGCAAAACCGCTTTCCTCGCGCTCGCAACGGTGAGGTCGGTTTGCTGGAAGGCTGGGGCTTGGCCAAGGCGGTTGATGAAGCAATCGACACCGGCGACAAGCGTCCGCTGATTGCCATCGTCGATGTGCCGAGCCAGGCCTACGGTCGTCGCGAAGAGGCTCTGGGCATCCATCAAGCCCTCGCCGCCGCTGCCGACAGCTACGCTCGCGCTCGATTGGCCGGTCACCCGGTGATCGCGCTGCTGGTGGGCAAGGCGATGTCCGGCGCCTTCCTCGCCCATGGTTACCAGGCCAACCGCCTGATTGCCCTGCGCGATCCCGGCGTGATGGTGCATGCCATGGGCAAAGCCTCGGCGGCGCGGGTAACCCTGCGCAGTGTCGAAGAGCTGGAAGCCTTGGCCGCCAGCGTGCCGCCGATGGCCTATGACATCGACAGTTATGCCAGCCTCGGCCTGCTCTGGGAGACATTATCTGTCAGCCAGATTGAGCGGCCCACCACCGAAGATGTGGCGCGTGTCAGCGATTGCCTGGTGCAGGCGATCAAGGATGTGCAGGCAGGCGGCCGTGACCTGAGCAGCCGCCTGGGCGCCACCAATCGCGCGGCCTCCAGCCATGTGCGTCAACTGCTGCGGGAGCAATGGTGA
- a CDS encoding malonate decarboxylase holo-ACP synthase: MVNAHDLLWGMTPVHAPADAPAWVLDALAAGHPVVVRRAIAPPGYVPVGVRGRLREQRFAAVMPMAAVRRRVVPEDLRDVISPRDLPTLQALAQLRPVLAKEDWGVTGSAGFELASGIEALHAKSDLDLILRTPERLDRGDAEDLLAILDTAVCAVDLQLQTPFGAVALREWAGGSRRVLLKNASGAQLVVDPWQAVA; the protein is encoded by the coding sequence ATGGTGAACGCCCACGACTTGCTCTGGGGCATGACCCCGGTGCATGCCCCCGCTGATGCACCGGCCTGGGTGCTGGATGCATTGGCCGCTGGGCATCCGGTGGTGGTGCGGCGTGCCATCGCGCCGCCGGGCTATGTGCCGGTGGGTGTGCGTGGACGCTTGCGCGAGCAGCGCTTCGCCGCCGTGATGCCGATGGCCGCCGTGCGGCGACGCGTGGTGCCGGAAGACCTGCGGGACGTGATTTCGCCACGGGATTTACCGACGTTGCAGGCCCTCGCTCAATTGCGTCCGGTGTTGGCGAAGGAGGACTGGGGCGTCACCGGCAGTGCCGGTTTCGAACTGGCCAGCGGCATCGAAGCGCTGCACGCCAAGAGTGATCTGGATTTGATTTTGCGCACGCCCGAGCGACTTGATCGCGGCGATGCCGAAGACTTGCTGGCGATACTGGATACAGCGGTGTGCGCCGTGGACCTGCAACTGCAAACGCCGTTTGGCGCCGTCGCGTTGCGCGAGTGGGCCGGTGGTTCACGTCGCGTGCTGCTGAAAAATGCCAGCGGCGCGCAGTTGGTGGTCGACCCGTGGCAGGCCGTGGCATGA